GCGCGCGATCGCGTCTGAGGTGGGCGCAACGCCAGAAACCATTACTCTTACTGAAAATGTTACTGTCGGCTGTAATATTGCGTTATGGGGCTTAGATTGGCAAGAGGGAGAACATATCCTCCTGACTGATTGTGAACATCCTGGGGTAATTGCTTCTATTAAAGAAATCTGCGATCGGTTTGGGGTTTCTTCTTCTATTTGCCCGATTATGGAAACTCTCAATGAGGGAGATCCAGTGGCGGTTATTGAAAGCTATTTACAAGCCAATACTCGCCTTGTGGTGTTATCTCATTTGCTGTGGAATACGGGACAAGTTTTACCCCTCAAAGAGATTACTTATGCTTGTCATCAACAGGGGGTGCAGGTATTGGTAGATGCGGCGCAGTCAGTGGGATCATTACCCTTAAATTTACCTGAAACCAAGGTTGATTTTTATGCCTTTACGGGACATAAATGGTTATGTGGTCCGGCTGGAGTAGGAGGGTTATATGTATCCCCTCAGAGTTTCCCCACATTACGTCCCACCTTTATTGGCTGGCGTGGTTTAAATTTAGATTCTCACGGAAAGCCTATGAGTTATAAACAGGGGGGAGAAAAATTTGAGGTAGCGACATCTGCTTATCCGCAGTATATGGGCTTAGAAAGCGCGATCGCGCAACATAATCAATGGGGAACACCCCAACAACGGTATGAAAAAATCTGCGAACTGAGTAAAATTTTATGGGAACGCCTTTGTTCTATAGAAGGTGTCCACTGTTTACGCACTTCCCCCCCAGAAGCAGGATTAGTCTCGTTTCAGCTAGAAAATAAGCCTCATAAGCAATTTGTCACTGAATTAGAAAAGGCTGGCTTTCTCTTGCGAACTTTAGCCGATCCTGACTGCATTCGCGCTTGTGTTCATTATTTTACAACTTTAGAAGAAATTGAGGAGTTAGTGAAAACTATTGAGACGCTTAAATAATTAAGCCACAAATGTTTGATTATCATCAGGGTGTAAAATGGGTAGTCCTGCATAGTAATGATCAGTTTTAGGAGTCAGATAATATTTTTGGTTGACATAGTCTTGTAGCCAACGTTCCCAAACCTCTGCTACCCGCGCAATCGCTGCTAACGATAAGCGTTCTTTTAACAATTGATCAATCAAATCGCGAGTTTCTTGAGAAATCAGTTGGCGAGAGGGATTAGGAACAAACTGCCGACCACAAACTTGACAGCGAAAACGCTGTTTTCCGTAATGAGTGTGTCCATTCTTAACAAATCGAGAAGAGTGACATTTAGGGCAATTCATTACTAAATTTCCCAACTTTTTTTAGTTGGTTAAATATTTTATCATTACTATTCACACTACCACTTGTTGCTCTAGACTTAAAAAGACTTCCTCAGCACTTAAGACTAGATCTTCCTCTTCTAAGGGAGGAAAGTCTGATTTAACAAGACGCTTTAATATCTCTAGCGCAACTTTCTGTTGCTCTGTATCAGGCAACTGATCAAAGTTTTTAATAATTTCTTGGGCTAAAGCAGTCATAGATTCTCAGCTAGCTTTTAGCTCAACAATAGCATAGTTGTAGCGCGATCGCGCTTTCCCCTACCCGGTTGCGAAGCATGGGCGGAGCCCAATCGCGCTCTCAGAGGCACATAGAATTGAGGGAAACAGCGATCATCTTGGAAGTGATATGGTTGAGGTAGTGATTTCAGGTTATTTGAGGATTCAGTTGCTCAACAGTTACTAATGAGAATAGAATTTAAGATGAGTAAGGTACAGTAAGAGAAAGTTATGGTTCAAGCAACAGAATATCTTTATGTGGTTCGAGATGATGAAATTTTGCACGGAGAACCAATTATCAAAGGAACTCGTACACCAGTAAGAGCAATCATTGAAACTTGGCGCATGGGGGTAGCGCCAGAGGAAATTCCCAAAGGTATGCCTCATTTAAGTTTAGGACAAGTTTTTGGAGCATTAACTTACTATTGTGATCATCAAGAAGAAATCAATCAATACATTGAGCGTAACTGTATTTCAGATGAACTAATTGATCCGTTAGTGAGAGATTGGTGAGCAATTTTTTGATTAGTTTATACTTAGATGAAGATGTTCACGTTTTAGTAGCGGATTTGCTTCAAGCAAGAGGCTTTGATGTCATTACTGCACGGGATGCAGGACAACTTCAAGCGACTGATGCCGAACAATTAGCTTATGCCATCACTCAAGGAAGAACGCTAGTTACTCATAATCGCACTGATTTTGAAGAGCTTGTGCAAAGTTATTTCAATGCAGGTGAGATGCACTTTGGGGTGATTTTTGCAGTTCGCCGTTCACCACAAGAGATTGCAAAACGATTACTGGTTATTCTCAATCAAGTTACTTCTCAGGAAATGGAAAATCAAGTCCGATACATCTAGTGGAGAATAACGCGATCGCGTTCTCAAATGCTGTAAAATTGATAGGAAGAGCAATTGGGCTAAAAAATAATTGTAAAGCTAAAAGGCTTTTGGCATTTATATCGCAATTTGAATGGTTTCTTGTCGGTGGCTCGTTATTTCAATTTCAATTTCCCTGACTGAGGTGTCTTCTGTAATACGGTTCAACTGCAATAATTCAGGAACTAGAGTTCTTAGCTTTTGTGTTAATGCTTCTAACGTTTTAGCTTCTGTTGCTAAACTTGGAACGCTTTTACTCTCTGCTACCCAGACTTGAGCTTCTTTGTCCCAAAACGCACTAACTTCGTATTTTAATTGGCTCATATTTTTCGCTCATTAGACTACCTTTTAGGATATCAAATCTAAAGATCGCGCTCTCTAAGGTACATAGAATTGAACTAAAGCGCGATCATCAAATCTTGCTCAATACTAAGTGTTTTCTTCTTTGGAATCCATCTCCTTGAACCCTAGTCAGAAGAGTAAAGTATCTTCAACCGACGACAATTGTTTAGCCTAATCGCGCCCTCATCAATCATCAAATTTCAGAAACAAATTCGCTGACAGTTAGCCCTGACGTCCGAATCAAACTACGTAGTGTTCCTTTTGCAACTTCACGATGATCAGGAACGGAAAGTGTGGCTAATTCTCCTTCCTTAACTAAAATGATGTGACTTCCGCTTTGGCGTACTACTTCCCACCCAAAAGACTGAAACACTCGAACCACCTCACGCCCACTAAGTACGGGAAGGGCAGATGCCATTTAAGCAATTACCTCCACTTGCTGAGTCTCTATGGTTAGGGGGAAACCACGTTCAGCACGAACTTGCAAACAAGCAGCGATCGCGTCTTTAATATTCTCTAGGGCTTCTTCTTTAGTTTGACCCTGACTGATACAGCCTGGAATACTCGGACATTCAACAATCCAGATTCCATCTTCATCTTGATCGAGGGTGACATTAAATTTCATATTTCTTCGGTAAGTAAGTTTGTGACTGCTTGAAGACTATAGTTTTTGTATTTCTTGATCATTTTAGCTAATTGTGATTCAAGAGCGCGATCGCGCTTCCTCCCCACTGATCGCACTCTCATAAGAACAGAATTGAGTTAAACATTGATTAGGTTACACCTCTGCCTTGAAACACCTTATTGAGTTTGAGATAAAAACCTATACATCTAACGCAGAAGCTCACCCGCGCGAGGAACGAGCGTCGGGTGCAGCAACTGGTTGGGCCTGTCAGTTCTATTTCTCAACCCGTATCTCAAGAGTCCCCTCCGGAGGTCTCTCCGAAAAGACTATGATGGCGAACTTCTGGTTGAACTCCTTCACTTCGTGCCTTGGAAGCCTCATATCGGGTGAGCGGACCTTGAGAGTAGTAATCCGGACTTCCGGTTCGAAGGTTACAAAGATAGTTGGAAGTTCAACAGCCTTCTGTGCTCCGTCAGACCGTTCCATCACGAGAATGTGGCTGAGGTAATACCAGCGAAAAATGTTCTCATCAGCAAGTCGTTCGGGAACATGATTGTCAGCGAATATATGGAGTCGCAACAATGCCCGTTCTGCGGGTGCGGCTTTCTCGGTTCCGCGGCTACGTCCAGACCAGACCAAGCCAACAGAAGCGCCAAGCATGAAAATGCCGAGTCCAACACCAGTGGGCGAAATCCACGCTGGCAACGACACTTCAAAATATTGGGTGGCACCGAATATCAGCGCCAACCCAATGCCGGCAACCCCAATTCCTCGATCAATCACGTATAAGATCCATTCGTTGTCCCATCACAACGACTGCGCAGCTATTTATTGTACCAACATTTTCTGGATAGTCAATTCCTGTAGGGCAAAAAACAGAAATTTTCCGTATATTTTTGGGTGACAGTTATAATTTCTCGTGATGCTATGCTCTATTCTCATATTATCCAGAAAGATTCTGAATATCGCCCGATGGACAAACCCCCTAAAAAACTCCTTGAACAAGTCCGTGATGTCATTCGTTTGAAGCATTACTCTTAATAAAACAGAAAACTAGCTATTATCAATCATTTATCCGGGATTCATCAATTAATCGTTTTCATCGTTGTCATCGGTTGGTTTTTGTTGAGTCGTTTTTTAAAGTTTCAAGTTTCATCAGTTCAACATTTGGTTAGACTATCCTTTGAAGATAAATTGACAACTTCTCTCTTACTCTGTTGCTTTTGCAAGTCAGCAACGATGGCTTTTAACTCATGATTGATTGAATGACCGAGAGTATTCTTCACGAATTTTATGAATTTCTTCTACAATTTCATCATGTAACATAATTAGCCTCCAAGCAGTTCATTAGGTGTACTGTCTAATCCTTGGGCAAGCACTTAATCCTATCTTAGGGGGAGAAACCTGACTTGTCCTTCCCACTCTCCCTCAAAACTACACTCAGCAAGGAGGATAATTTCTTCAATGGCTAACCTGATCGGTACACGACGACTCACCTCAAATAATCCTGGCATTAATAATCCAGCTTCAACGCGATTATAAGCAAAAGTAATCATTGTCGCAACATCATTGGTGAGAACAACTCGCCCTTATTCAGCAGCCCATGCCAATACTGTTGGATCATCTACTCCCGATAATCCCACATCTTGAACCCGTACCAAATCAATTTCTGGGTTTTGACGCAGAATTCCCCGCACGATCTGGTTATTTAAATTCTCATCTGCCAAGAAGCGAATCATCTAAAACTACTGAGATTGATTACGCCTTGCCAGTAAGCGATCGCGCACTCCAATGGGATTAAACCGTTTTTCCGCTTCCTGCTGACTCTGAGTCGCCTCACGTTGACGTTGGGCAAGATAGGTATTGACTTCTTCCGTATGTCTCAGATAGTAGCCGATGACCAAGTAGATGTCTGAGAGTTGTAGAGAGGGATATTGTTGTGCTATTTCTTCTGCGGTGCATCCTTCTAGAAAAGCCGTGATAACCGTATCTAAAGTGATACGAGTTTTAGCAACCCGCACGACTCCATGACTATCTTGCTCGATCGGTGTCAGTTCTGCTGTAATCGTCAGAGTCATCTGCAATTAATTCCCAAAGTTTTTTTTCATATCTTAGCAAAGAACTTTCCAGATCGCGGTTCTCGCTAAAATACCAAAAAGGACGAATGTAGAGGAAAAGCAATGGCGCAACAGTGGCAATTTTGGATCGATCGCGGCGGCACATTTACTGATATCGTCGCCAAACGGGATGACAGTCAAATTTTTACCCATAAACTCCTCTCCGAAAACCCTGATCATTACCAAGATGCAGCCATTCAAGGCATCCGAGACATCCTTAACTTAAACCCTGATCAACCCATTCCCACTCATCAGATTCAAGCCATTAAAATGGGAACCACCGTCGCTACAAATGCCCTTTTAGAACACAAAGGAGAACGAGTTGTCCTTCTCATTACCAAAGGCTTTCGCGACGCACTCCGCATTGGCTACCAAAATCGTCCTGACATCTTTGCCCGTGAAATAATCCTCCCAGAAATGATCTATGAACAGGTCATTGAAGTTGAAGAAAGAATTAATGCGAATGGCGAAATTGTCACCCCTCTTAATGTTGAACAAATCAAACAAGACCTAAAAACTGCTTATGATCAAGGAATTAGAAGTTGTGCCATTGTATTAATGCACGGCTATCGTTATTCATGCCACGAAAAGCAAATTGCCGACATAGCAAGACAGCTTCACTTCAGTCAAATCTCCGTTTCCCATGAAGTTGCCCCCCTAATGAAACTGGTTAGCCGTGGAGATACCACCGTCGTTGATGCTTATCTCTCCCCTATTTTGCATCGTTATGTCGAACAAGTTGCCCAACAATTAAACCTAACAGAAAATAGTCCTACCCAACTCCTGTTTATGCAGTCTAACGGGGGATTAGTCGATGCTAACCACTTTCAAGGCAAAGATAGTATTTTATCAGGGCCAGCAGGAGGCATTGTTGGTGCAGTCAAAACCAGTCAAATTGCAGGATATGACAAAATTATCAGCTTTGACATGGGAGGAACTTCCACCGATGTCGCCCATTATGCGGGAGAATATGAACGCAACCTGGAAACAGAAATTGCAGGAGTACGCCTGAAAACGCCCATGATGGCAATTCATACTGTTGCGGCTGGAGGCGGATCAATTGTTGAATTTGATGGGGAACGATACCGCGTGGGACCCGACTCAGCAGGTGCGTATCCCGGACCCACTGCTTATGGTAATGGAGGGCCTCTAACGGTTACTGATTGTAATGTCAAAGTGGGGAAACTACAACCGCAATTCTTCCCCCATGTCTTCGGGAAAAATCAGGATGAACCCCTGAATGTGGAAGCAGTAGAAACTAAATTTCAGGAATTAACTGCAAAAATTGGAGATAATCGTCCTCCAGAAGCGGTTGCCTCGGGTTTCCTAGCCATTGCAGTGGAAAAGATGGCAAATGCCATTAAAAAAATCTCCCTAGAAAAAGGCTATGATGTTTCCCAATACACCCTTTGCTGTTTTGGCGGTGCAGGAGGACAACACGCTTGTTTACTAGCAGATGCCTTGGGGATGAAACGAGTCTTAATTCATCCTTATGCAGGAGTTCTATCAGCTTATGGCATTGGGTTAGCAGATATTCGCATCTTACGAGAACAAACTGTCGAAGCCAGACTCAATTCTAATCTTGATTTAGAGTCTATTTTCTTTCCTTTAATTGCAGAAGCGCAAAAAGAGTTATCCCAACAAGCCAATTCTTCTTCACCAGAAAGAACAACCATACAGCAAAAAGTTCATCTCAAATATGAAGGGACAGACTCACCTTTGCTAGTTAATTATGGCAGTAACGAAGCAATGGAACAAGAATTTCAAACCCTTCATCAACAGCGTTACGGGTTTGTGATGGAAGGGAAACCCTTAGTAGTAGATGCCATTTCTGTAGAATTGATTTATCAAACAGAAACTCTCGCTGAAAAAACCATTTCCCGTCAACAAGAAACTCCACCACAACCAATCACGACTGTGTCCGTTTATCTTGGTAATCAATGGCGTGATACTCCTGTCTATCAAAGAGAAGACTTACAACCACAAGATATTATTTCTAGTCCTGCAATTATCATTGAATCTACAGGAACCAATATTATTGAACTAGGTTGGGAAGCAACCATCAATGATGAGGGTCATCTAATATTATCTAAACAAGTGGAAGCTGATGGTGTTCAGTTACAACCCACTACGACAGAAAAACCAGACCCTGTTTTACTCGAAATTTTTAATAACTTGTTCCGTTCCATTGCTGAACAGATGGGAACAACCTTGCAGAATACTAGCTATTCCGTGAATATCAAAGAACGTTTAGACTTCTCTTGTGCTATTTTCGACCAAAATGGGGATTTAGTGGCAAATGCACCTCATATTCCTGTTCATTTAGGATCCATGAGTGCTAGTGTAGAGAGTTTAATAACAGCACAACAGGGAAATTTAAAGCCTGGAGATGTGTATGTGTTGAATAACCCCTATAACGGCGGAACTCATCTTCCCGATGTTACGGTTATTACGCCTGTTTTCCTCAATGATGAAATGTCTCCGCAGTTTTATGTGGCATCGAGAGGACATCATGCTGATATCGGTGGTATTACTCCTGGTTCGATGCCGCCTCATAGTACCCACATTGAAGAGGAAGGCGTGTTACTGGATAACTTTTTATTAGTGGAAAATGGACAATTTCGAGAGAAAGCATTATTAGACCAATTAACCAGCACTCATTATCCTGTACGCAACCCGAAACAGAATATAGCTGACTTACAAGCCCAAATTGCCGCGAATGAGAAAGGAGTTCAAGAGTTACTGAAGATGGTGGAACAGTTTGACTTAAAAACTGTACAAGCCTATATGCAGTATATTCAAAATAATGCAGAAACGGCAGTCAAACAAGTGATTGCAAGTTTACAGGAGGGGAGTTATCGCACGCCTTTAGATACAGGAGGAGACATTCAAGTACAGATTAGTATTAATCAAACTCTGAACCGCGCTACAGTTGATTTTACAGGAACCTCTCCTCAACAAGAAAGTAATTTCAATGCCCCATCTGCGATTTGTAAAGCTGCAGTTCTCTATGTGTTTCGGACGCTAGTAGATGACAATATCCCTCTTAATGCTGGCTGTTTGAAGCCCTTAGATATTATTATTCCGCAAGGTTGTTTATTGAACCCCACTCCTCCTGCTGCGGTGGTTGCTGGTAATGTGGAAACATCACAGTTAATTGTGGATACCCTTTACGGGGCATTAGAAGTAATGGCAGCCTCACAAGGAACCATGAATAACTTTACTTTTGGGAATGATCGCTATCAGTATTATGAAACAATTTGCGGTGGTGTTGGGGCTGGTAATGGATTTAAGGGCGCTGATGCGGTGCATACTCACATGACGAACTCCCGTTTAACTGACCCAGAAGTGTTAGAATGGCGATTTCCCGTATTAGTTGAAGAGTTTAGCATTCGCGAGAATAGTGGCGGAAAGGGTCGTTATTCTGGGGGAAATGGGGTGATTCGTCGCATTAAATTCCTAGAAGCAATGACAGCAGGAATTTTATCTAGTCGTCGTAAGTTTGCGCCGTTTGCGTTAGCAGGTGGTGAGTCAGGGAAAATGGGACGGAATGCAGTAGAAAGAAATGATGGAACGGTTGAGGAGTTAGATAGTACCGCGACGGTGGAAATGGATACAGGAGATGTGTTTATTATTGAAACTCCTGGCGGTGGGGGTTATAGCATATAGGTTTTTATTATGCTGAGTATGCAAAGATTATCATTTGCACTTACTTAGTCTCGGCTAGCGAGAGTTTAGGAGTTACTTTTCTAAAATCGCTAAGTCGTTTCCAATCCTCTCAAGTTAGGGAATTAAGGTCGAAAGTGGAAAAAGTGCTGAAACCCCCGTTTTCATGAGGTTAAAGGTTAGATCCCACATTCCGCACCCTCAACTGTCACCTTGTCCGTTTGGCGACCGTATCAAGGGGAATTGATTGATTTTAGCATCAAACTTAGGGGGAGAATCAGGCTGAATTTTTCTTGTTCTCATTAACCAAGAATAATTGAGAACTCCTAAGCCTGAAATTACAGTAGCTCTTAACTGACTTAAGCTTTGATTTTCACTCCTTCGGGGAAACTTCCCTTACACTAATCAATAATATTGTTGGCAAGGTTTGGGAAACAATTGTCGTAAATTGAATCTCTCTTCGGTGAGATTAGAAACTTCGTTTTCTCCTCTAAATTTCAACAAGTGAACCGCTTGAAATTGTTGAAAAATCCAACGTAAAGTAGGAGAATTGGTTTCTTTCCCTAATTGATTTTTAACCATTTCCCCTCGTCTAACTAAAGCCGAGCGCAGTTCTCTTTGTCCCAAATTATAAATGAGCAGACACAAGCCCAGAATTAAGACCATCGCCTGAATTCATTCAGGAGATTTAATGAAAATGCTGTCTGCTAAAAACATGGGGTCTTTTAAGAACCTAAATCCCCTTTCCGTTGACTGCTAAGTACAGGACAAAAATTGTAAACACTCAAGAAACTGACGATGTTTGATATCTAAATCATTAACAACCGAACGGAGATAATCAAGACCATAGCGAAAAAGACTTTTTTCTCTTCGTCCATGTTTTTTAACTTTAAGAGGAGTATGAGAATGTAACCACTCTCCCACTTTAATTGCCCAGCACATAGCCAAAGCCATGAGAGCTAACAGCTTACTTAATCGCTCTGAGTCAGTAAAATGAGTAGATTCGAGGCAAAACCCTCGGGTCTTAAACATGCCAAAGAGAGTTTCGATTCCCCAACGGTTAGCATAATCGGAAATAGCAGCCTCAGCAGAATCAGGGGAAATCAGAATCAATAGTTCTCCATCTTCAAGCCTTAACGCCGACACATAAACCAATCTTCCCCACACCCAACGCCGAGAGTTCAGGATTTCCTTTTGGCCAGGTCGAAGATGAGCGAAAACCGTCTTAGCCGAGAGTTGTTTTCCACCATCCCCAATTAAATCGGTTTCCCTGATGCGAAGACGAAAAGGAATCATCGGAGTGAGGAGAAGGTAAGTCAGCCACGGTTTCCCAATAAACTCTCTGTCTCCACAAAGATAAGCTATTTCCACCTCTGGAAATTCTCTCTCAAAGCGATTGAGTAAATTCATCCGTTCATCGGTCTTGGAGTTTCCTTTTTTGTCGAGAAAGGTCCACATCAGAGGATAACCCACTCCTTGATGAACCACTGTTAACATCAAGATATTAAAGTGAACTTGCCCAAATGACCAGTTAGTACGGTCTAGACTTAGAACCTACGGTTGCGGGAATTCCATTAAGGTGACGATGGCTTTAGCAAGCAGACAATAGTCTAATTTATAGTTTTTGAAAAATCTCTGCAGGCGTTTGTAGTTGGAACTGGGCTGGGCGGTATGACGAAATCCAGTTGCTAGTTCGGCTAAGTTATAGTGATTCCAAATAAAAAACAGCAACCTAAAAGTAGTGGGAGCATCTTGCTCCCTAGTAGCAGCCAAGATGGCTGCACTACGGAACTGAATTGGAACGACTATAATCGTTTTCACTCTTAACAAGGAAAT
This window of the Euhalothece natronophila Z-M001 genome carries:
- a CDS encoding DUF1902 domain-containing protein; its protein translation is MSQLKYEVSAFWDKEAQVWVAESKSVPSLATEAKTLEALTQKLRTLVPELLQLNRITEDTSVREIEIEITSHRQETIQIAI
- a CDS encoding hydantoinase B/oxoprolinase family protein; this translates as MAQQWQFWIDRGGTFTDIVAKRDDSQIFTHKLLSENPDHYQDAAIQGIRDILNLNPDQPIPTHQIQAIKMGTTVATNALLEHKGERVVLLITKGFRDALRIGYQNRPDIFAREIILPEMIYEQVIEVEERINANGEIVTPLNVEQIKQDLKTAYDQGIRSCAIVLMHGYRYSCHEKQIADIARQLHFSQISVSHEVAPLMKLVSRGDTTVVDAYLSPILHRYVEQVAQQLNLTENSPTQLLFMQSNGGLVDANHFQGKDSILSGPAGGIVGAVKTSQIAGYDKIISFDMGGTSTDVAHYAGEYERNLETEIAGVRLKTPMMAIHTVAAGGGSIVEFDGERYRVGPDSAGAYPGPTAYGNGGPLTVTDCNVKVGKLQPQFFPHVFGKNQDEPLNVEAVETKFQELTAKIGDNRPPEAVASGFLAIAVEKMANAIKKISLEKGYDVSQYTLCCFGGAGGQHACLLADALGMKRVLIHPYAGVLSAYGIGLADIRILREQTVEARLNSNLDLESIFFPLIAEAQKELSQQANSSSPERTTIQQKVHLKYEGTDSPLLVNYGSNEAMEQEFQTLHQQRYGFVMEGKPLVVDAISVELIYQTETLAEKTISRQQETPPQPITTVSVYLGNQWRDTPVYQREDLQPQDIISSPAIIIESTGTNIIELGWEATINDEGHLILSKQVEADGVQLQPTTTEKPDPVLLEIFNNLFRSIAEQMGTTLQNTSYSVNIKERLDFSCAIFDQNGDLVANAPHIPVHLGSMSASVESLITAQQGNLKPGDVYVLNNPYNGGTHLPDVTVITPVFLNDEMSPQFYVASRGHHADIGGITPGSMPPHSTHIEEEGVLLDNFLLVENGQFREKALLDQLTSTHYPVRNPKQNIADLQAQIAANEKGVQELLKMVEQFDLKTVQAYMQYIQNNAETAVKQVIASLQEGSYRTPLDTGGDIQVQISINQTLNRATVDFTGTSPQQESNFNAPSAICKAAVLYVFRTLVDDNIPLNAGCLKPLDIIIPQGCLLNPTPPAAVVAGNVETSQLIVDTLYGALEVMAASQGTMNNFTFGNDRYQYYETICGGVGAGNGFKGADAVHTHMTNSRLTDPEVLEWRFPVLVEEFSIRENSGGKGRYSGGNGVIRRIKFLEAMTAGILSSRRKFAPFALAGGESGKMGRNAVERNDGTVEELDSTATVEMDTGDVFIIETPGGGGYSI
- a CDS encoding DUF5615 family PIN-like protein — its product is MISLYLDEDVHVLVADLLQARGFDVITARDAGQLQATDAEQLAYAITQGRTLVTHNRTDFEELVQSYFNAGEMHFGVIFAVRRSPQEIAKRLLVILNQVTSQEMENQVRYI
- a CDS encoding type II toxin-antitoxin system HicA family toxin yields the protein MASALPVLSGREVVRVFQSFGWEVVRQSGSHIILVKEGELATLSVPDHREVAKGTLRSLIRTSGLTVSEFVSEI
- a CDS encoding DUF5615 family PIN-like protein, which gives rise to MIRFLADENLNNQIVRGILRQNPEIDLVRVQDVGLSGVDDPTVLAWAAE
- a CDS encoding IS1/IS1595 family N-terminal zinc-binding domain-containing protein, which codes for MNCPKCHSSRFVKNGHTHYGKQRFRCQVCGRQFVPNPSRQLISQETRDLIDQLLKERLSLAAIARVAEVWERWLQDYVNQKYYLTPKTDHYYAGLPILHPDDNQTFVA
- a CDS encoding type II toxin-antitoxin system HicB family antitoxin, with product MKFNVTLDQDEDGIWIVECPSIPGCISQGQTKEEALENIKDAIAACLQVRAERGFPLTIETQQVEVIA
- a CDS encoding DUF433 domain-containing protein codes for the protein MTLTITAELTPIEQDSHGVVRVAKTRITLDTVITAFLEGCTAEEIAQQYPSLQLSDIYLVIGYYLRHTEEVNTYLAQRQREATQSQQEAEKRFNPIGVRDRLLARRNQSQ
- a CDS encoding aminotransferase class V-fold PLP-dependent enzyme, which translates into the protein MDWQQKGYFNFGGQGPLSQETLNTIIEGYQKVQQLGPFSQRVNAWLDEETAKTRRAIASEVGATPETITLTENVTVGCNIALWGLDWQEGEHILLTDCEHPGVIASIKEICDRFGVSSSICPIMETLNEGDPVAVIESYLQANTRLVVLSHLLWNTGQVLPLKEITYACHQQGVQVLVDAAQSVGSLPLNLPETKVDFYAFTGHKWLCGPAGVGGLYVSPQSFPTLRPTFIGWRGLNLDSHGKPMSYKQGGEKFEVATSAYPQYMGLESAIAQHNQWGTPQQRYEKICELSKILWERLCSIEGVHCLRTSPPEAGLVSFQLENKPHKQFVTELEKAGFLLRTLADPDCIRACVHYFTTLEEIEELVKTIETLK
- a CDS encoding DUF433 domain-containing protein — its product is MVQATEYLYVVRDDEILHGEPIIKGTRTPVRAIIETWRMGVAPEEIPKGMPHLSLGQVFGALTYYCDHQEEINQYIERNCISDELIDPLVRDW
- a CDS encoding IS4 family transposase; protein product: MLTVVHQGVGYPLMWTFLDKKGNSKTDERMNLLNRFEREFPEVEIAYLCGDREFIGKPWLTYLLLTPMIPFRLRIRETDLIGDGGKQLSAKTVFAHLRPGQKEILNSRRWVWGRLVYVSALRLEDGELLILISPDSAEAAISDYANRWGIETLFGMFKTRGFCLESTHFTDSERLSKLLALMALAMCWAIKVGEWLHSHTPLKVKKHGRREKSLFRYGLDYLRSVVNDLDIKHRQFLECLQFLSCT